TCACCGTGACCGGCCTGTCGACATGGCGCACCGAGACCACGGATCCCAACTTTGGGATCTGCCAGTCGCAGGGCGTCGCCCCGGCGCAAGCCAAGGGCGCTGACGCGGCTACCGATTCCACCGACGGCAAAAGCCCTGAGACCCCAGTGGCGCCGACCGGTCACGGTGACTGACTTCGACCATCTGTACGTCTTTTGGGCGTGCCCGGCGTACAGACGACAGCCGGGTGTTCGCCCTGGTCGCACCGTCGGGCACGGGCAAAAGCACGGCGGCGGTCACCCATCGGGCGTTGCCTCTGACGCGATGGGGCGAAATACTCCGGGCGGTTCCCGTGCACGCCGTCGAGTACTCGGATGCGTCACAGTTATTCGACGTCATCGACGGACTGGCCGCGCAGTCGACCACGTCGTGGGGCACGATCGGTGGGAGGCAAAGCTCAGCCACGCGATCGGCCCAACCGGCGTACGACGCGCCAGCACCAGTGATGCAATCGGCGTCAACGGTCAGCGGTGCGTGCTTGCCGATGACGTCGTCCATCAGCTGGGGCCGGTTGCGTCCTACATCTGGGAGCATGCGACCGGTATCGAGCGCAGCCACCTCAAGGCCCTCATCGGCGGCGTCTTCGGCGCTGCTCCTGCTGGCAGGCTCCAGGTCGTCCTCGACCAGCTCACCGCCACCGGCCTTCTTCAGCCTGCACAGATTCGAGTCGGCCGAGACGAAAGCCGAGCGCTTGTTCTGAGCGCGGACTCAGCCGGCCGTCGAACGGTGCGCTACCGCGGGACCGGCGCTCACCTCGTCCGCCGTCAGTGGCCGCGCGAAACCCTCGGGCACCAACACGTCGTCGCGGGAGATGTCGTGCACGTCGCTGCGTCCGATCGCCATCATCGTCGACTCGATGCCACCGCGGATCACGTCGAGCACGTTCTCGACGCCCGCCTGACCGCCGGCGCTCAGCCCCCACAGGTAGGCACGGCCGATGAGCGTCGTCTTCGCACCGAGCGCGAGCGCCTTGACGACGTCGCTGCCGCGGCGCACACCGCCGTCGAGGGCGACGTCGATCTGGTCACCGACGGTCGCCGCGATCGCCTCCAACGACCGGATCGGGGCGGGCGTGCTGTCGAGGTTGTTGCCGCCGTGGTTCGACACCGAGATGCCGGTGACACCGGCATCGACCGCGCGCAGCGCGTCGTCGACCCGTCCGACACCCTTGAGCACGAAGGTGCCACCCCACTGCTGCACCATCCAGGCGATGTCGTCCCAGGTGGGCGGCGGCGTCTGCATCCATTCGTAGTAGGCCTCGAAGAAGCCGGGCGCCGGCTTGCCGGCCTCGGTCAGGTTTGGCGCGGACAACTCCGGCGGACGCCCGGTCCGGGCGAACTGTGCGAACCAGTTCGGCCGAAGCAGCGCTTCGGGCGCGCGCGTCACCATCGTCTTGAGGTCCATCGCCTGCGGGATGATCGGGCTGCCCCAGTCGCGCCCGTTGGAGAACGACCAGTCGGTCGTGGCGATGAGGCCGACGGCGCCGGCTGCGCGGGCCCGGTCCATCCGGCGCACCATCGAATCACGGTCGCCCATCCAGTACATCTGGAAGAAGGTCTGCGGGTTGGCGGCGACGACCTCCTCGATCGGCTTGCTGGCGAACGACGACAGACCCATCGCCACGCCGCGAGCGGCCGCGGCACGAGCCACCGCTACCTCACCGTCCGGGTGCACGGCTTGCACTCCGGTGGGCGAGATCATCACCGGCATCGACACCGACTGGCCGAAAATCTGGGTGGCGAGCTGGCGTTCGGCGGGTGCGCCGACGACATGCGGGGCGAACCCCAACTCGGAGAACGCAGCGAGGTTGTCGGCGTAGGTCACGCCCTTCTCGCTGCCGGCCAGCAACGCCTTGTAGACCGACTTCGGCAGTCGCTTCTTGGCGCGCTCCTGTGCGACGGCGACCGTCTCGAACCACTTGTGCTGACCCATCACGGGTCTCCCTTCTGTGTGTGCTGTCGTCGGAGCCCGGCCGGCAGCAGCGGGCCGAGGGTGTGTGATCGTGCGGCGCCCCACCAGACACCGGCGCCGTAGGCGAGGTCGTCGAGACGACGCGCGAGCAGGTGCCGGGGCAGGTCAAGGGTGCTGTGCGTACGGCGGTGGTCAGTCACCGCGTCGGTCACCGCGGCGATCGCCCACCACCACCGGACGCGGCGCGAGCAGGCCGCGCCGGCCACGGCCAGCGGCCAGTGGTGCCGGTTCAAGGAGGCGCCGAGTTGGGCGCCGGTGGCGGCCAGGCTCATCCCGGTCAGGGCCCAAGTTGCCGACGGGGCGCCGGCCTGGCGCAACCGACGTGAGGTGACCGCAAGCTGCGCGGCGACCGCGGTGGCGGCGAGCGCAGCGCCCGGACGTGTCAACGTGGCGGCTCCGAGCACCGCGGCGGTGGGCAGCGGCGCGAGCCGCAAGGGTGCTACACGGTCGCCGTGCCGCAGAGCCAGCGGCGCCGCGCCCGTGCCGTAGAAGGCCTTACGAGTCACCCACTCCCCCAACCGAATTCGGTGCTCGTGGCGCACCATCGCGGCTGGCTGGTAGCGCACGACCCAGCCGGCGCGATGCAGCCGCCAGACGAGGTCGACGTCTTCGGCTACGCGCATGTCGGCGTCGAAGCCGTCGCCGAGCGCATCGCGCCGGGCGAGCAGAGCCGCACTCGGCACGTAGGACAAGCGGGTGCCGGGCGCGACGCGTCCGGGGGTCTTGCCGAGGTCAAGGGAGGAGTGCACGTCTTCGTAACGAGCGACCCAGCCCGGTCGGTCGACTGGGAGGGCGAGCACCCGCGGGGCGACCAGCGCGACCGCCGGGTCGCGCAACTCGCGCGCAAGTGCAGCCAGACAGCCGGCGTCGGGTACGACGTCGGAGTCGAGAAACGCGACGTACGGCGTAACCGCCTGTCGCAGACCGGAATTACGGGCCGCCGATGGACCCTGGGAGACGTCGTGACGCACCAGTTGCGCGTCCCACTCCTGCGCGATCGTGCGCAGCGCGTCGGCATCGGTCGACCCGTCGTCGACCACGATGACCGCACCCACCGCGGGCAGCGCCGCGAGTAGGCGTACCAGCGCCGTCCGGCGATCGCGCACCGGGATCACGACGGTCACGTCGAGCGACTCGGTCAGCGCATCGTCGTCCCACATCGGGTCGGCCAAGCCGCGGTCGAGCAGGGCGCGCGCGAGCGTGGCACTGACCTTGTCGCTAACCAAGATCTCGTCGCGTCCGGCGAGCAGGTCGCGCGCCTTCGAGCGCAGTCGCACCATCGCGCCGCTGCGGGTGCAGAAGAGCACGTCGCCGCCGTGGCAACGGGTGACCGTCGAGGTGAGGCGCACCCGGGTGCCGACCGGCAGCGCGCACGTCGTCGGGCCGCTCATCGCATCCCCGCACTCGCGTCGAGCACCGAACCGTGCACGGCCGGTCCGAGGGTGCAGGCCGCATCGATGACGCCGGCGAGTTCGTCGGCGCTCAGCGGGCGACCGGTGGTCTGCCGCTGCGCGAGTTCGGCGACATCGCTGAGTCCGTAGAGCCCGGCTGTGGCGGTGAGCATGTCGGTGTCGGTCGATCCCGGCGAGACGCCGACCACGGTGACGCCGCGTCCGTGCAGGTCAGCGGCCAGCCCACGCACCAGCCCGACGACCGCGTGCTTGACGATGCAGTAGGCGCCGAGGTGCCACAGGCCCCGGTGACCGGCGGCGGAGGCGATCGCGCAGAAGGTCGGTTGCTGCCCTGCTTCGGCTGCGGCCAGCAGATGCGGCACGGTCGCGGCGGCGGTGTTCAAGACGCCGACCAGGTCGGTCTCCCAGAGCCGATCGAGCACGCCCGGGTCGGTCAGCCACAGGTCGTCGCCACCGTCGATGATGGCCGCCGCGGCCACGACGGCCACCAAAGGTCCGTGCTCGACGACCGCGTGATCGATTGCGTCGCGCAGCAACTCGGGTGAGCGCACGTCGACGACGGCGCCGATCGCCCGGCCCTGATGCGCGGCGACCACGGCATCGAGGTCGGCCTGAGTCGCCTGCACGGCGCCCGGCTCGCTGTCGCCGAGGCAGGCGTCGAGCGCCAGCACCGTCCAACCGCGTGCGACGAGTCGGGAGACGGTCGCGGCGCCCATGCCGCGAGCGGCTCCGGTGACGACGGCGAGGCTCATGCGACGGTCTCTGCTCTGGCCAACATGCCGTCGGCGTCGACGTGCACTGCCCGCAGCCGGCGCACGATCTCCTCGACGACACCGTCGAGCAGGCCCGCCCCTTCGGCGGCGCAGGCGCCGCGCGGGTCGCCGAGCACGCCCGTCGGTGACACCGCGCGCACGCCCTCGCGGCGCAACCGTTCGAGCACCTGCGGCAACGGATCGGTGCAGCCCGCGGTCGCGCGGTCCATTGCGACCTGGTCGGGCCGCAGCGCGAGCATCATGGCGGTCTCGGTGTGTCCGGCATGTGCATCGCGCCCGGCGGGGCCGCCGGGCACCCAGGCCACCGAGCGGCCCTCGGTGCGCAGCAGGCGCACGGCCGATCGTACGGCGTCGAGGTTGCCACCGTGCCCGTTGACCAGCACGGTGGCACCCGCCCAGCGCGACGCCGACCGCACCAGCTCGACCAACAGCAGGCGCAGCGCCTCGGTGCCTATCGAGATGGTGCCGGCGAAGTCTTCGTGCTCCCCGGACGAGCCGTAGTCGATGCCGGGAGCCACAACCACCCGCTCCCCCGACTCGCTGAGTCGCGCCGCCACCCGGGCGGCCACCGTCCGGGCCACCAGGCTGTCGGTGCCGCACGGCAGGTGCGGTCCGTGTTGTTCGGTCGACCCGACAGGCACCAACAACCAGGGGCGATCGAGCTGTTCGACGCGCGCCGAGCTGATCGCCTCGAGTCGCGGTGCCGGTCGGGTGCGGCTCACGGCGCCAGCAACTCCGACACCGGGTTCTCGTCGCACGCGCTGCGCGGCGGACGTCGGTTGATCGTCACCGGCACCGGTGCATTGCGCACCGGCCCCTTGTGCGAGTGGTCACCGGACGGCGCGGGGCGCTCATCGCCCGGGGTCCCGGCGTTGCCCCTGACGCATTCGGGGTCGGGGCCATCGAGGGGTAGGCCGGTGAAGAACTTCGCCGCCATGCAACCACCACGGCAGGTGTCGTAGGCGGAGCAGGACGCGCACGCGCCGCCGCCCGACGGCTCCCGCAGCTGCTTGAACAGCGGCGCCTGGGTCCAGACGGTGTCGAAGCCGCCTTCGCGCACGTTGCCCGCCTTGAAGCGGTCGTGGATCGCGAACGGGCACGCGTAGACGTCCCCGATCGGGTCGACCAGGCACACCACTCGTCCGGCA
This is a stretch of genomic DNA from Yimella lutea. It encodes these proteins:
- the mftD gene encoding pre-mycofactocin synthase MftD (MftD, an enzyme found in the mycofactocin biosynthesis locus, performs an oxidative deamination of 3-amino-5-[(p-hydroxyphenyl)methyl]-4,4-dimethyl-2-pyrrolidinone (AHDP). The resulting compound, now called pre-mycofactocin (PMFT), is a biologically active redox cofactor that can oxidize the non-exchangeable NADH of TIGR03971 family SDR-type oxidoreductases.), whose translation is MGQHKWFETVAVAQERAKKRLPKSVYKALLAGSEKGVTYADNLAAFSELGFAPHVVGAPAERQLATQIFGQSVSMPVMISPTGVQAVHPDGEVAVARAAAARGVAMGLSSFASKPIEEVVAANPQTFFQMYWMGDRDSMVRRMDRARAAGAVGLIATTDWSFSNGRDWGSPIIPQAMDLKTMVTRAPEALLRPNWFAQFARTGRPPELSAPNLTEAGKPAPGFFEAYYEWMQTPPPTWDDIAWMVQQWGGTFVLKGVGRVDDALRAVDAGVTGISVSNHGGNNLDSTPAPIRSLEAIAATVGDQIDVALDGGVRRGSDVVKALALGAKTTLIGRAYLWGLSAGGQAGVENVLDVIRGGIESTMMAIGRSDVHDISRDDVLVPEGFARPLTADEVSAGPAVAHRSTAG
- the mftF gene encoding mycofactocin biosynthesis glycosyltransferase MftF (Members of this protein family, MftF, are glycosyltransferases, members of PF00535 (glycosyl transferase family 2). The encoding gene is found as part of the mycofactocin cassette, in Mycobacterium tuberculosis, many other Actinobacteria, and occasional members of other lineages. Mycofactocin itself, a putative redox carrier, is a heavily modified derivative of the C-terminal Val-Tyr dipeptide of the mycofactocin precursor MftA (TIGR03969).) — encoded protein: MSGPTTCALPVGTRVRLTSTVTRCHGGDVLFCTRSGAMVRLRSKARDLLAGRDEILVSDKVSATLARALLDRGLADPMWDDDALTESLDVTVVIPVRDRRTALVRLLAALPAVGAVIVVDDGSTDADALRTIAQEWDAQLVRHDVSQGPSAARNSGLRQAVTPYVAFLDSDVVPDAGCLAALARELRDPAVALVAPRVLALPVDRPGWVARYEDVHSSLDLGKTPGRVAPGTRLSYVPSAALLARRDALGDGFDADMRVAEDVDLVWRLHRAGWVVRYQPAAMVRHEHRIRLGEWVTRKAFYGTGAAPLALRHGDRVAPLRLAPLPTAAVLGAATLTRPGAALAATAVAAQLAVTSRRLRQAGAPSATWALTGMSLAATGAQLGASLNRHHWPLAVAGAACSRRVRWWWAIAAVTDAVTDHRRTHSTLDLPRHLLARRLDDLAYGAGVWWGAARSHTLGPLLPAGLRRQHTQKGDP
- a CDS encoding mycofactocin-coupled SDR family oxidoreductase, encoding MSLAVVTGAARGMGAATVSRLVARGWTVLALDACLGDSEPGAVQATQADLDAVVAAHQGRAIGAVVDVRSPELLRDAIDHAVVEHGPLVAVVAAAAIIDGGDDLWLTDPGVLDRLWETDLVGVLNTAAATVPHLLAAAEAGQQPTFCAIASAAGHRGLWHLGAYCIVKHAVVGLVRGLAADLHGRGVTVVGVSPGSTDTDMLTATAGLYGLSDVAELAQRQTTGRPLSADELAGVIDAACTLGPAVHGSVLDASAGMR
- the mftE gene encoding mycofactocin biosynthesis peptidyl-dipeptidase MftE, with amino-acid sequence MSRTRPAPRLEAISSARVEQLDRPWLLVPVGSTEQHGPHLPCGTDSLVARTVAARVAARLSESGERVVVAPGIDYGSSGEHEDFAGTISIGTEALRLLLVELVRSASRWAGATVLVNGHGGNLDAVRSAVRLLRTEGRSVAWVPGGPAGRDAHAGHTETAMMLALRPDQVAMDRATAGCTDPLPQVLERLRREGVRAVSPTGVLGDPRGACAAEGAGLLDGVVEEIVRRLRAVHVDADGMLARAETVA